The Paenibacillus uliginis N3/975 genome has a window encoding:
- a CDS encoding response regulator transcription factor — protein sequence MKRNVLYIEDNEKIGSWVKEELEQRGFSVQWLLSGEGAEKEVNQHEIVILDIMLPGLDGFTVGKRLKKAAPAVPILLLSARTSIDDKVDGLQFADDYLTKPFHTDELVARLEVLIRRSGGTHSERISLGNHIEVDPEAQMVFDKRTGEEIILTGKQHQILMYFLRHPNQVLPKEQIYEAIWEEAYITGDKTLMVHIRRLRQKLERNPDSPEIIETLKGIGYRVKL from the coding sequence TTGAAAAGAAACGTATTATATATTGAAGATAATGAGAAAATAGGCAGTTGGGTAAAAGAAGAATTGGAACAGCGAGGATTTTCAGTTCAGTGGCTGCTTTCTGGTGAAGGAGCGGAAAAAGAAGTAAATCAGCATGAAATAGTTATTTTGGATATCATGTTACCCGGTTTAGACGGATTTACTGTGGGAAAACGATTAAAAAAGGCAGCTCCTGCTGTTCCTATTTTGCTGTTATCTGCTCGAACATCGATAGATGACAAGGTAGATGGTTTACAATTTGCTGATGACTATTTAACGAAACCATTCCATACGGATGAATTAGTTGCAAGATTAGAAGTATTAATCCGTCGAAGTGGTGGAACACATTCCGAACGCATTTCATTAGGAAATCATATTGAAGTAGACCCAGAAGCCCAAATGGTATTTGACAAACGCACAGGTGAAGAAATTATATTGACAGGGAAACAGCATCAAATTTTAATGTATTTCTTACGCCACCCTAATCAAGTTTTACCAAAAGAACAAATTTATGAAGCAATTTGGGAAGAAGCTTATATAACTGGGGATAAAACATTAATGGTGCATATCCGTCGACTGCGTCAAAAGTTGGAACGTAATCCAGATTCCCCAGAGATTATTGAAACATTGAAGGGAATAGGCTATCGGGTGAAACTATGA